The following are encoded in a window of Castanea sativa cultivar Marrone di Chiusa Pesio chromosome 5, ASM4071231v1 genomic DNA:
- the LOC142634736 gene encoding sugar transport protein 13-like has translation MANFEWGWRICFAIPRVLVIPPLLISIFAHDTPMYYIEMKSFRKARREFTKTRGDGFNSKFEQLKEESLGAWSSLEYVFSRQCRPYLVITGVQEICLQLSRMFAIGFFLPTLLMKFDISAYASYLASMVYEYVNIFASLIVLLLKGHYSVLYPTRSEAYRFFGFLLTYSLGYGVTSSKWIKVDFPRRASSTAGPMMMSIIFSIMFVMTYALLPMICSMKGGLFVLFTVIVICMLVFIYLLVPESSDIPEEEMNEKVWRKHWFWRSYMAPEERLSTSGVEMIGGENENNGSCVGNSGVEKVGTNGGDCQDPNP, from the exons ATGGCAAATTTTGAGTGGGGTTGGAGGATTTGTTTTGCTATTCCAAGAGTTTTAGTTATTCCACCTCTCCTCATTTCCATTTTTGCTCATGACACCCCAATGTACTATATAGAGATGAAAAGCTTCAGAAAAGCAAGAAGAGAATTTACAAAAACTAGGGGTGATGGTTTTAATTCTAAGTTTGAGCAATTAAAGGAGGAGAGTTTGGGAGCTTGGAGTTCATTGGAGTATGTCTTTAGTCGTCAATGTCGGCCTTATCTGGTTATCACTGGTGTACAGGAGATATGCCTGCAATTGTCGAGGATGTTTGCCATCGGTTTCTTCTTGCCAACTCTtctaatgaaatttgatatctCCGCATATGCATCTTATTTGGCATCGATGGTTTATGAATATGTGAACATCTTCGCGAGCTTGATAG TTTTGCTACTGAAGGGGCATTATTCTGTGCTGTATCCTACACGTAGTGAGGCGTACAGATTTTTTGGATTCCTACTTACTTACTCACTTGGATATGGAGTAACTTCATCAAAATGGATTAAAGTTGATTTCCCAAGGAGAGCTAGTTCAACTGCTGGCCCTATGATGATGAGTATAATTTTTTCGATTATGTTCGTGATGACCTATGCACTACTGCCAATGATTTGCAGCATGAAAGGAGGATTATTTGTCCTTTTTACAGTAATTGTTATCTGCATGCTGGTCTTCATTTATCTCCTAGTTCCAGAGAGTTCAGATATTCCAGAAGAAGAGATGAATGAAAAAGTTTGGAGAAAACATTGGTTTTGGCGGAGTTATATGGCACCCGAGGAGAGATTATCCACCA GTGGGGTTGAAATGATTGGTggtgaaaatgaaaacaatggGTCTTGTGTTGGTAATAGTGGCGTAGAAAAAGTTGGGACAAATGGTGGAGATTGTCAggacccaaatccatga